tcttgaacctgcacatgcaaTAACCTCTGAACCttctcctgcaacaaactctgaaaatCTACAGACCAGTCCTCAAACAAAGCCAGCAAGATTTAAAAGAAGGGCTAACAAGGCTAAGAGGACAAGGGTGCCCATAACTgagatcacagattttactGTTGAAGAAGAGCAAGCAACATCCACTACAACTCCTGATGAtctatctcaagctctgatggtgcttcctcttcaggctgttccaatctctgctGCCACAGCatcctctacttcatctgaagtagatgaggaaattatATGCAAGGAGAAAGCTACAGATGAAGCTGAGACACCAGTGTCTGATTTTAACAatccaatatctgatcatggaccctccacaccaattcctcattctccaatgacaattcctgagggtgccattgttcatgatacagctccagaaaactacaagtctgatgtagttgatgaatctgacaaggtagcattggaagccctgcagtctcttgctaaggctggtgaagagcctagcaaatcacagtctgaagctcaagacaAATCTGCTAAAGATcctgttgagaaagttgctaatcctgcatctgataatgatgaggatgatgaaagttcagatgatgacaatgatgaaaatgatgatgaagtccctctgtcacatctacaacagaagtgggagtctaccagcaaatataatgccaggctgcaaactctgaacacaaactctgatccacttcccagggatcttcaggttgatccaccaactgaagtatgggataaactctggctgagccaccagcattctctggagccaactaaagctgaagaattcttatctatggcagagaataaaattacaaactctgatgtcatgtcaagcctcaaggctacagttctttatcttaagacatttcatcctgctcatgatcagacatctaagtctatagatggtctcagaacagaggtagccaatCTCAAAGAAACTCAAactatggagaagaaaaggactctactacctctgaaagatgatgttaagaagctggtgtctgcaaatgaatctttggaaaagaggatgaccaccattgagtctactcaagagaaaatgtctaaacagcttgaagccatccaatcttcactttctctgatcacatcaattctgattcctgatgaggatgatgtcaaaaagggggagagagtagctaaagtcaaatgcaagtctacttctcaaactctgaagagaaagaagaaggatgatgatgatgatgatgatgtggatgacttcacaaagcacaagagatttcaagcaggaactggtggaaaagcaacaaactctgacagttcaaaatCTAAGCAAAAGTCTGTTCTAgtgccaacacataatgtcacatctggatcaaagcacagaccagtggctggatcagatagaccattgactgatgaagaacttgctagattgatctttgaacaagaaaatccagaagccaaattggatttggagttgattgctgcagaggaagctgagctaaagaaagaacatgttgaagctataaactctggaaaaattcaaaagcctgcaaaatcaaccaccaagccaaaagagaaagggatactgatcaaggaaactactgttgctgatcagagtttaccagtcaaaaagatatactctaaagatgagtatacatccaagggaaaaagcaaagtagatgaacaccttgaaaaaggctgggataagaagaagtctacaacctctgacaaagatcaagttgtaaaggaaaagaaatcagaagctgcaatctctgacaaagctcatgttgcaaaatcacaaaaagaaagattaacctctgacatagctcaagttaataaggaagcaaagaaagacacaacctctgacaaagctcaagctgtgttcaaaccaacaactactccactggcaggatttgcaaagcctagtctgatgactgagataaactttgaaaagggctcaattcaaccaatctctcgtcAAAAAGCAGggagagataaaggagggctgggatctaaatatgaaaaatttgatcagagtataggatcaatgtcaacagacccctcatctctctgtgctcccaagactggagcattgcaagaaaaaatggacaaacttgattcagtccagctggtgaagagtgacagaggagataacattcttatctacttcatgtctgatggaacagtgtttagagtaattgaagctgatctctatgctaaacactgggaggaattgagataagtctcacacatatttcaagtaaagaacaagtcatgtcaacacatctccaatctgctcaaagatcaaatcagaagaaagatgggtattacaggaaacaaaaatgctggacctttcattcctaaatacctcaatcataaaggacagctggttgagatgaagaaaaattcagcaaaaatagtaacaatagctggaatcagaactcttgcatttaatgaagagtctgataaagcttacaatatcaggctggatagagacttgagaagaaataaaatatatgatctcagagctgcaatttaccaaactggagtttcagatccagagcttagagagatcaagagacagatgattacagtacttgaagaagttgaaagagaactcctcaaaggatatctaaagacagctcatggtgtctatgaagctagggagtaaagtatctgtaagttttaaaaaaaaatctgttatatagctaaactctgttgcatttgacttatctattttgacatcatcaattatctgttaacttgcacataacatatttatgcacaagttgggggagattgttagatataattgatgattacttatgttcttaaagtttgttttagaacaggagtgatcagagtttaagctggaagctgatcagagtttgatgaagctgatcagagtttagtaaagtctgaccagagtttgataaagtctgatcagagtttacatagtcaagactcgtcagagtttacacgtggaaagagctcagaagcggatatacttcaaggaaggatagaagcggaggagtgatttgctgactatggaaactaaacagaaaactggagcaatctttgattgatagaatacatagctgatttataggatatcaaatcagagattgattttgtaactgtgtctatataaacacagattagggttactctataagagtagagttatcgagtatattgttaagaaccctagcagctcttagtaatacaatataaattactgagagagtttttgtaaccattcaagctttgtgaataagagtttatttttttcaatctcttatattgtcatactgtgttacagattgtgatcactatatcatcttatatagtgagtttataggacctaacaacaTAGTTCTTGATTCCTTCAATATCCGCTTTACTCTCTTCGACTTCCTAGAGCATATGATGCTCAAGTGTCTCAAAGTTGTGTGACATTTGCTCAAACCGTGGAATTAgctcatttataattttttcaaggGCATTAATTTTTTCATCAAGTAGATCATAGTTTTGATGAGACTTACTTGAACCTCAGGTCCTCTTATCCTTATCACTGCGTTAAATGTCTCTCCTCGTTCATTCATGATGTTGGCATCTTCAACTCCACTTGACATGATGACTTCTTTCCAAATTACATCCTTCGAAACCTGGCTCTAAAACCAAGATGTCATGGGTTTAGAACTCCATTAGTTTAACTGTATCGGCACTTAGCTCTTGTCTCCACTTAGAACTACTAAGAGGTCATTTGTTAACAGGTGAATGAGAGAAAATGAACTGGATCGTCCATATGCTTGCTATCCAGATTGTTTGTCCatctttttaaaatctgaacGAGACAAAAATTGTTCTGGACGACACTGCCATAAATTTTCAACTGAACCATTCCAGATACTATTTACTCACGTCAATACGTAGTGGACATATGCCCTTGTTGCTTTATTTATTAGTTACTTTTTacatgattaaaataatttgtaatttcataaataatagatttttaataaacattatataattattatgatacacattttatttaataacattatcaattatttaatataatataataggtGACGATCACGGTGAATAGaatttaattacttataaatcaaataattgCATTCATTTAATGataaatactaatatatttttgaataaaaataatatcttaatttaaaaaaataactctTCGAGATgatattaacaattaaattaattgaagtctAGAATTGGAAAATGTTATATTCAGaacaaattttcaattttcagagcaaacaaaaataaaaagacaAAACTGACCCGTGCATACACAAtaacaacaaataaaaaaaacaatatgagGGATAATTTTGTCTTTTCATGCTTTTTCAACTCTGGATTTAAAAATTTGCTCTGGATATAACATTTCTCCTAAAATTTGCCATTCAGAAAATCTTGTATGTTATATTTAACAAACAACATAATTCATCTTTCATCCAGATTATATACTCGTCCAGATATTTTTATCATCCAGAAAATGttgttcagatttaacaaatgaccctaAGTCAGCATTTCTaacaatatatcaaaaaattaaaatattaactttaaaggtattaataaatataaaatactattatttatattattttatattaaatttaatttttttataatataataattaaaagttattaaaatatactcGCCGTCTGTACAGGAATTGCTTTTTTCTTTTTCGCCGGATTGTACAGAATTTGTTggcttaatttaattaaaaagaaaaagaaaaagagagaagGTTTGTTCGTAAGGTCTACGCATTAGATGAAGCAAGTGGAAGTCGCTGATAAATAAGTGTTGTTCTGTAATCTGTTGAGCGGTGTGAAGAAGAGTCGTCGGAACTCAAACGCAGTGATTATCAGAAAATAAGCAGATGATATAGATTTTGTGTATTACtaattttttcatattcatataatccatattatatatataatctgatCTATCATTCCATCCCATCGCCATGAGTTTCCTCTTCGGCAAGAGAAAGACTCCTGCAGGTGCGTTGATGAGTTTAGATGGATTCTTCTTTCTGCACTTGTTTTAATTCATTATTTCCTGTGTCATTTTTTGCTTTAATTTGACCGCTAATACTGACGTAGTTGTTATATGTCAGATCGTATTgttctgattttgattaattttgatttcaacTTGATGATGATTTGGTAGAACTTCTGCGGGAAAACAAGAGGATGATGGATAAGTCTATTAGGGAAATTGAAAGGGAGAGACAAGGTTTGCAGAATCAGGAGAAGAAACTTATTCTGGAGATTAAAAAAAGTGCAAAGCAAGGCCAGATGGTAACACCTCGTTTAACTTCTAAATTTTGTTAAGCCGAGACTAAATTAGATTCAGCTTAAACTTTATTATCGATTATTTGTGGTTAGAGATCTTGGGTTACAGCAGTCTATGGCGTGCTAGATTTTGTGCTAAAATAGCACAATACTATAATTTTGACAGTTCATTAGAAAGTGAAAAAAGGGagggaaacaattaaaaaaaaaagaggttaACTTGAAAGTTAGTTACATTTGTATTCAATAGTGTGGTGCTTTTGgaagttggttaaatttgaaaacgATTTTGAACAATACATACGAGACACATTACTACTTCAACACTAGAATTACTTTTTGGTGTTAACTATAACAACTTAACAAGAGCTCCATCTATTTTAGCACAGCCATTGGACATGCTCTTATCCAGAAGGTTTACAGGATTTGACAACTTGTTTGTAACAAAACTTAATGCAAATTCTATGTTCTGTTCTCAATATTCTTCTGATTTGTGTACtttaattattagttttttttttacaactAAAGTCTCAAGTTTGTATATCTGTACAGAATCACTGACCTCTATGATTACAGTTTTCCTGTTAGAATTATATTGTATCAAATCTTTGTCATAAAGAAACTAAAATCGCTTGCACACTTAAGAGCTGTGaaacatgttaattttttttatacatgctTCATTGAAGTAAACTCTGGTGCAGGGAGCAGTAAAGGTGATGGCGAAAGACCTTATTAGAACAAGACACCAGATTGAAAAGTTCTACAAGTTAAAATCTCAATTGCAGGGTGTATCACTCAGGATTCAGGTACATTTTGCattatttttgttgttaattaTGAGTTCGCAATATTAATAATAACTATAGGTAATTATCAGAACTGTCATTGAAACTTCTCCGGTATTACTGTCTTATGAGTGTAGTAACATGGAGTCTAATTGTTGTATCATTCTGAAAGGATGACTCCAGTGCTGACTGGAATATGGAATAATATCTGCATGTAGTCTGAACGCTTTTAGTTACAGAGCATTTTTTATTACCTGTAAGTAGATATATGTATGTGGACTGCCGATAAATGCGAGGTTGTTCATATGGTTTTTCTTCACAACACGTTTTGAGAGTATTTCACTGATATTTAATTCGGCTTTCAGGGGACTAGTCAGCTGTATGGCTTTTAGGAATGTGTATACTCAATTTTATCTGGTAATGATCAATATTTAGAGTATTAGACAATTAGTTGTGCAAAACCTGCCGGCATATATTTCTGATATGTGTTTCTGTGGTGCCAAATGTTCACAGCTACGGTTAGCCTTTGTCACCATTTTAGCTTCAGATATGGTTTATCCACCAAGCAGACAATACCTGTATTAAGAACTGtgaatgaattaaaaaatagaTGCACCTTTGTCTTTGATGACGAGCagaattttccaaaaaaaaattgaattgaaCTCGGTCTCACCATTGTAGATCTAGAGCCCATTTgggtaaatataaaataatgacttAATGTGACAAGTGCGCAGCTTAAGGtgtctgtttgggtaattttatgttataggtgacttattagttattaaaaatgtaataatacaaataaatttgataggttatttatttgagttttgaaattgacttttattcaaataattataaaaataaaataagttgttTAAAAAAGTACATCCTGCCAACTTCTGACTTTAAGTTAGTTAcgaacttaattttaaatttaagtcAATTTCTAGTTTATTACACAAAACATATGTTTTTCAGCTTACAGTAGAAAATCGCTTTAAGCCCGGGAATGTATACTTGTGTAGTATGGAATATAGTGGTCAGCGGTGTATAGAATTTAAATGTATATTGAAGCAACTTCTGATTTTGCAAAAGAGATcatgttaaaaatatttatcataaataattcTGTTATATACTTGAAATAAAATTACAGCAGTAAGAATGGGAATGGAACAAATTAACTGAACCAGAACAGTTCTTATTTTTTTGGAGAACCTTGAGTTTTACAGCAAATGCAGTTAGTCAGTTACTTTCTGTTTTAGTTCTAGAATCGGGCCTAAGCGATGGTTCTGTATCCATAAACACACCTAGATCTTAGTATTTTACATACTTGTGAAGGTGGCTTTGTTTTTCTGGTACTCCATGGTCCCGCCATCTTAGAGTAATAGATTAATAGTCCTTTTGGCTTTTCGCACGTACTTCTCTAAGGTGCATTATAAAGAATACTTCCCCAGTTTTTTTTAGTCCCCTTAGGTGGGAAAAAAAGaagttaattcaatttttatataagaAATGATTGTAGGATTACTGTTTTCTATGCACCTCGCAGAAGTACTTGAAGAAAGTTAAAAAGACTGATATTGTGGGATACAAGAAGTATTTTATATACGTAAAACTTCTCAACTTTTCATTCTAATGCAGTATCATGTTgttctaataatataatttcttaTCCTCAATCGGGTTGGATTTGATAATGTTTGTATAGCAATATGAAGGTCGTGATAGCTTTCTTCTATGTGCTCGTTTAAGGTTTTGGCCATAGGTTTGGATGTGTGATATTTGTATACACAATATTTGATATGCACGTCACATTTTGTTGCACCTGATCCGCTAGGAACACCTATCTGATTATATAGTGGTTTAGATGGTTCAGCAATCATGAGGATGGTTCGCTATACGTCTGCAGTAAAAATACTGCAGTGTCCAGTACATGTATATTGTGCCAAGAACCTGTGACATGTCAAAAATGACTGTTTTAGTCAACTGATACAAATTTAGAGACAACAGAGACTCGAAAGAATAATGCCAGAGTAGCCCAAACTGGAAAATCCCTACTGAAAGGGTCTTTTAACAATCTCTGTAACTGTGTTTTGTAGTTTTTTTGTTGCAAGTGTTTTAGGTGCTGATATTTTGAACTACATTTCAGACACTGAAATCAACCCAAGCAATGGGAGAGGCAATGAAAGGTGTCACGAAGGCTATGGGCCAGATGAATAGGCAGATGAACTTGCCATCTCTGCAGAAGATAATGCAAGAGTTTGAGAGGCAGAATGAGAAAATGGAAATGACCAGTGAGATTATGGGAGATGCAATTGATGATGCTTTGGAAGGTGATgaggaagaggaagaatcagaagAGCTAGTGAACCAGGTCCTTGATGAGATTGGTATAGATATCAACAATGAGGTACTTACTAATGCTTTCCATTGTAAAGCAATCATGAACGAGTATAAGTGCTAAGTTATTTATGCTTTCGTATTCTACCATAACAGCTCATGAATGCACCATCGGGATCTGTAGCTGCTCCAGCTGCACAGAACAAGGTTGCTGCGCAAGCCGAAGGGGCAGGGCCAGATGATGGAGTGATAGACAGCGATTTACAGGCTAGGTTAGACAACTTGAGGAAAATGTGATATTAATTTGTCAATAGGAAGAttgtgaaatataaaaaaattatctcagACTCTCTACCCTGGACTTGGGAGGCACTTATGCACGACCTTCAcactttcaatttatttttgttttgctgTACAAGAAATGAGAAGTTGAGGTTTGTAATTCTAAAATGTCTGTTGATAATGTTATATTGCATTACTTGGTAGGAGAAAAAATTGGAATTTTATGACATTTGTCGACTCTCCTGGCAGGAATATCCTGGACTGCTATATCAGCTTTCTATTGTTGTGTATATTGCTTTGTTCCCACTTGTAACAAAGATTTGTGCTAATCAACGAAATTATTTCATCACAACTCACAATTACTTGTATTGTCAAATATGTGTGACTTGCAGTCTTGCATTGTGAAAGATACGCCGGTCAAGAAGAGCTATGCACAGATAAATCTTGTTGCTCAAACATATAAAAGTGAAGGAAAAATTTCTAGACTAATATTGTAATACATATGCAATCACTAGATGATCAGAAAGAACCATTGATAGAAACTGTAACAGTTCATATAAGTAGCCTCGGATCTATCAGCACTTCCATGGAATGCTCCAGCGTCGGAGTTGAAGCTGAGTTGAGAGGAGACACCTGAAATTCCACAGGGGACACCGGAAATTCCACAGGAGCACGACAAAGAGGACAATCCAAGTGAGAATACAACCACATCTCTATGCATGGTGCATGAAAAGAATGCTTACATCTCGGCAACTCTCtaacttcttcatcttcttcgaaAACACATAAACAAACCGGACACTCATTATTACCATACCCTAATTGTATCGAATCATCATCTCCTTTCTTGTACTTGAAGCTCTCTCCCAAATTGAAGCTGTTCAAGCCCCTCATACTAGATGATGATGACATTCTTCTTCTGGAGTCCAGATGTTGATTAAGATCTTGTAAACGTCGTCGATGATTAGCACACCATCTTATGATGATGAGGTTGTATATTGCCAGGACAACAGCCACGATCCCGACCACTATGACACCGTAATATAGTACTGGCAAGGAGGTTTTAGGTGGCGGTGGTGGTGGCGATGGTGAATCGGCCATAATAGCTACTGGAATCTTCAGACTGCATTTCCTGGAAGAATATATAGGTTGAATTTACAAAGAAGTTGATGGGTAGCCAGCAATAATTTATATGCTGTGTAGGTGTGTGAGGAATCTAATGGAGATTGTAATAATTTGAGAGGGAAGCATATTATAGTTGCACGGATTTATCTATTACAAGCTGTCGTGTTAGTAATTCTGCTAAAATAGTTCGATGttcaacaataaattagaaTCTGATCCctacttaaatataatattaggaTTTACATATAATACAACTATTACCAGCGCCAAGCAGGCCGGTTGAGTGATATTGACACATTTTTGTTTATTTCCCCGTTATAGACAAGCATCAAACGCCTGTTGATTTAGTGGTATCTCTCTCGCTCCATTTTACCGGAAGGTCGAGGATTGTGTGAGATTGTGAGTGTGTTTGGTTATCAAGCCTGAGACTGATCCCTGCCGGTATCTGAAAATTATTATGTGACCAAAATAAAACTTGGTGAAATTGAAAGAAGCATCTTTGTGAACCGAAGAACCAGCTGAAAAAGACATTAAAGCCACTAGCCACAGAATATGTAGCCGGTTTTGTATGGTATAGGTATACTATGGGGATATTGAAGAGATATATGTTTGTCTCATCGAATAATATGACTGCAGTCTTCAAGAGTTGAGGAGTAGTTGTGTGAGAATATAAACGCCTCCAATGTTTTTAAGTAGGAAAAACCAATAACGTTGAATTAATTTGTATCATAACAATTTGACAATTTGAGGCATCAACAGAGGCTGTTGTTATTACCAAGGGAAAGGCTGTAGCATCTCTTTCGCTCCTTTTACGAGATATCGAAAAATTTGAATTGGAAGGCGTTTGAGTATGTTCAGATGTCAAAACAAAGGTTATTAACTTATTACAATTCTTCCATGTCAGTGATATTGTCTTTAGGGATGTTTGGATGACATATGGAAATGAGAATCGGTAATAAGAATGAGGGGTATGAGAATTAGTATCCCAAAAGATGTAGAAAGAATGATTTACTTATCAAGTGGGAATGTCTTCCACTttcatattacaaaattactaaTCCAAATACCAAGACATGAGTTTGAGGTTACGAATCCCGTTAACCGAGCTAACTAATCATGAACCAAACTGTACATAGTTCTTAcccttatttttatatatttcatcCATTTCAACGTGAAGGTGATTGTGGCAATGAGCCAATGGATAACCTTATCTACCTTAACAAAGTGGAGAAGTTGCCACCGATGCATTTGCAAGATATTCCCCAAATTTCCACCTCTCATCAAATATGCTTCCTCCAATATCTATTTCCATCTTTCAAACACACCCTGGCCTTGAACAAGAGAAACAATAGACACAACAAGAGGGTGAGAAAGCAATGGCCTCTACTAGTGCAATTTCCATGGCTATGCCAATAACTTCTGCAAGCCACAAAAAGATTCCAAGCTCTGAAACCTTCTTCAAGCCATTGCCGGTAAGGCCCTCAAAGGCATTGGTGGCATCGAAAGCTGCCGTCAGTCTGAAAGTTAATGCTTCCTTCAAGGAGAAAGCAATCACGGGATTGACTGCCGCTGCACTGACTGCCTCAATGGTGGTTCCAGATGTAGCAGAGGCTGCCTCAGGGGTGTCACCGTCGCTCAAGAACTTCCTGCTCAGCATTTCTGCTGGTGGAGTTGTTCTGGTTGCAATTATCGGTGTTGTAGTGGGTGTTTCCAATTTCGATCCTGTCAAGCGGGGCTGAGCTGCACCTCATTCTTACGCATTCTTTTCTAGTTCCTGTATTTCTTGATGTTGAACTAATGAATTACGTTACATATGTGTAATTGAGAAAATTTCTTACTTGTAGTTCTGCTACATACTACGAATTCAAGTACAGGTACAGCACAGTGACATGTATGAATCAACTCAAGTAGTACCAATTATCAGGGGGCATGTTAATTATGAGAAAACCACTGACAGCAACGATATTGGATCATATTATACGTAAAACATGGTTTAACTTAAGTGGACATATGATTCAAACTACGTCTGAATACAACTAGTAATCACAATGTTTCATCACTTATCAATTCATGCCACTAATCCGATTTCGATGATACTTggaaattaaatgaaaaagatATTTAGTTCCGACAGCATAATCAACCTTCTCTGCTTTATCAACTGTCAATTTTACATCATGCTCTTTGCTATATGTTCCCTCCTTAAGTCCTTGATTTTGAGATTCAGTAAGAATCGTTTAAAAAGGCCCCTCGATATAATTTGTTGAAGCGGCTTATCATTCTGCTGTTTTAACAAGTAAAAATCCTTCATTGAGCAACCTTAAATCTCAATTCCAGATTCCTGAAGCACTTGTCCATGTTAACCCAGAGTGATCCCGAACATGAAGCTGAAGTATCTTTGCACTCATCAAGTTCTTGACCACCTCCCTCACATTTCCTTTTAGAGCTCCTGACCAGACCTCGCCATTAGTTTGTTTGTGCCGTGTACTATCATATTTCATGTTTCTGTGTATTAACACTTTTGCTCCCGATATTTCCAAGAAGAGAAGAGTAAGAGTGAAAAAATAGTAATTAGAAAATTAACCTTcagaatatagaatataatctTCCGCCGGGATCTTGCCACTTTTCAAGAGAAATTTCTGTCGTTAAAATCCACCAAATTTTTTTTGccctttttctctttttccccTTCTCTCTTTCAAAGAACTCCAGAGCACATGTAGGAGagagaatttcaaaattttcttcacCTATCTCCTCTTTTTGACTCAGGAGCatagtgaaaatgttaaacCCAAACCCGACTCATCTAAAGTCATTATACTTGGTATACCTGGGTGTTGCGTACTTTTTCtacacaatttgttttcaaaaaaaatctttctgattaaaaatttagaatctatgattttgttcaggaaaaaaattgaaaaataatatgtaaaaatatgtttatttacatttcaaattaCGTACAGACatcaaatcaaatattattttggGACAGAGTAGCTTTTAATATGCTCATCAACTATTATGTGGGACT
This genomic window from Daucus carota subsp. sativus chromosome 7, DH1 v3.0, whole genome shotgun sequence contains:
- the LOC108193354 gene encoding RING-H2 finger protein ATL16 — protein: MADSPSPPPPPPKTSLPVLYYGVIVVGIVAVVLAIYNLIIIRWCANHRRRLQDLNQHLDSRRRMSSSSSMRGLNSFNLGESFKYKKGDDDSIQLGYGNNECPVCLCVFEEDEEVRELPRCKHSFHAPCIEMWLYSHLDCPLCRAPVEFPVSPVEFQVSPLNSASTPTLEHSMEVLIDPRLLI
- the LOC108193352 gene encoding vacuolar protein sorting-associated protein 2 homolog 1 encodes the protein MSFLFGKRKTPAELLRENKRMMDKSIREIERERQGLQNQEKKLILEIKKSAKQGQMGAVKVMAKDLIRTRHQIEKFYKLKSQLQGVSLRIQTLKSTQAMGEAMKGVTKAMGQMNRQMNLPSLQKIMQEFERQNEKMEMTSEIMGDAIDDALEGDEEEEESEELVNQVLDEIGIDINNELMNAPSGSVAAPAAQNKVAAQAEGAGPDDGVIDSDLQARLDNLRKM
- the LOC108196775 gene encoding uncharacterized protein LOC108196775 encodes the protein MASTSAISMAMPITSASHKKIPSSETFFKPLPVRPSKALVASKAAVSLKVNASFKEKAITGLTAAALTASMVVPDVAEAASGVSPSLKNFLLSISAGGVVLVAIIGVVVGVSNFDPVKRG